From the genome of Chloroflexota bacterium:
ACCATCAGCATAGGCTGCTAAAAGTGCTTCGGTACCGGAGGTACCGAAGCGGCCCTGTAGATACCAGGTGATGCTGGATGCCTGTGCATAGGCCAGTTGGAAGTTAGCAGCATCCACAGGGAAACTTTGGCATAAACTGGCAAAGGGGAGCAATGCCTGACGTTCATAAGCTTTTTCCAGCAAAAGCGGGTAATCGGGGTTGGGGAAGAGTTCGGCTGTAGAGGCCAGCCCCTCATTAAGCCAGCGCGGCAGACGGGCGTAGCCATTGCCAAGTTTTTGGTAGAGCAGCACATGCAGCAATTCGTGGGGCACCTGACGTTTGATTTCCAGCGTTTCGGCAGGGCCGGGGGCCAGCGAAACCATCACTTTGTTCAGCGCCGGGTCGGCATGGCCTGCAATTTGCGAACCGGCTTCGCCTGAGAGTTGCAGCGCGCTTTGTAATTCTTGCGAAGTGGCATAAACATAATAGCGCAATGCCTCCGGTGAAGGTACATCGACTTGCAGGCGAATGTGCTCAAGGCCATCGTGGGCTGTGTTTAAGATTTTTTCACCAAAATCCGTATCGCCCTTATACCAATAGATTTCAAATTCGTCGGTTTTGAGCGACTGCCACGCCCAGCGATTATCTTCAAAATAAAAGCTGTATTCCGGGCTGGTGAGCGTTTCCCCGCCCTCCAATGTCACCTGGAATTCATAGGTCACATCGGAGAACAGCCCCAAAAAGGTGTTGGACAAGTCCAGGGTATAGCTGACCAATCCTGGGGGCGTGAGGGTGGCCTCCCCGGCGATTTGGGGAATCCCTGCTNNNNNNNNNNNNNNNNNNNNNNNNNNNNNNNNNNNNNNNNNNNNNNNNNNNNNNNNNNNNNNNNNNNNNNNNNNNNNNNNNNNNNNNNNNNNNNNNNNNNTAAAATCTTTACATCCTGGATGGGAAGCTCCGAAGTGATCTCTGTCTCGATGGTGAGTGATTCCCCAAAGGTATACGTCACCTGAGGTTGCGCGATCTGCATCTCAGACTGACCCCGTGCAGGGTTGCTGATCCCCAGGCTGATTCCAAGTATCAAGATGATCGCCAAAATTGTGCGGCGCATTTCAGGCTCCCAGATAAGCTAATAATGGCGTCAGCGTCAGTGGACTGACTAGCGTACTTACAAATACCACTGTGGTCACGAACGCGGGTTCAACATCGTACTCCGTGGCGAGGATGGTACACATCACTGCCGGGGGCATGGAGGCCTCGAGAATGCCCGCCTGACGCGCGACGCCCTGCAAGCCAAATAATCCGGCGGTTGCGATAGCCAGCGCTGGGCCAGCCAATAGCCGTAAACTGGCCGAAAGCGCTAATGCTTTGAAATTCCACGTATGAGTATTATTCTGAAGTTGCAAGCCCAAGACCAGCAACATGCTGGGGATGGTGGCGTCGGAGAGCAGCGATACGGTGCGGTTGAGAAACAGGGGCAGTTCCCAATTCTGGCTATTGAAGGTCATGCCAACGATTACGCCGTAAATCGTCGGCGTTTTGAGCAATTCCAGCAGCGAGCGTTTCCAATCCATTGTGCCCATCGAGGCGATGGCCACGCCTGCGGTATACATGGCAATTGCGCTGACCACGAAATAGATGCTGGCGTGAGCCAGGGCGGCTTCGCCAAACGCGAATAAATTGAGCGATAATCCGTAGTTGCCGCCATTGATCAGGATTACAGTCAGCAGAGTGGCAGCGAAGAGTTTTCTTTCGAGCTTGAGCAGACGTCCGATGATCCAGGCGGCGATGCCTAAGGTCAGAATTTGGAAGACAGCGAAACTGCCAATGCGGAGGAAATCGCTGCTGCTGAGTTCGCTGTTGGCGAGGAGATCAAAAATTAAAAAAGGGCTGAGGGCATAAAAAACGACTCTGGAAACAGAACGCGGATCCACATTCAGCCAGCGCCCTAATAGGTAGCCGATCCCGGCTACCAGCAAGATGGGCACTAGGTTGTTAAGAAATAAGGTGGGGAGTGAATTTAGCATGAAAGAAACGGCGTTGTGGGGAAAATTCTATTCATCGGAATACATCTCTTCGCCGCTAAACTCCATCAGGTCAAAGAGTTCCATATCTTCGTTGAAAAGCAGATTGTCGAGCGCTTCCTGAAGGAAATCGCTCTCTGCGTCATCCGCGGCATGTTTGAGTAATTCTTCCAGAATTTCTTTGATACCCTCCCCGCCAATTTTCGATAATGACCAGGCTGCGGCCATGCGGATGTCGTAGCTGGTATCTTCAAGCAACTCAGTCAGCCGTTCGGCGGCGTCTTTAATTTCTAACTCTCCTGCGGCGCGTGTGGCCTCAAAGCGCACGGCGGGCATCTGGTGATCGAGCATGGTGATTACGCTGGGAATCCAGCGCGCGTCGTAAGAGCGTCCCATCGCAAAAAGCGCGCTGGTGAGCCAATCGGCTTGCCCGGTTTGGTAAGCATCTTCGATAAGACGGTTGATTTCGCTGCTGCTGGTAAACCCCAGCGATTCAAGGGCGCGCTGGCGTACCTGTTCAGATGCTTCGTGGCGGGCTGTATTCAACAAGCAGTCAACCGTGTGCTTTTTCTTGTCGGCAGAAATCTCATCCAGTTCGCCCAGGTAGATAAAACGCCCCAGATTAGCCGCGCAAACTGCGCGCACATTTTCGTCTGGATCGTCACGCAACATGGTAGTGAGCTGTTTCAGCAGATCAACGGGATCATAGGGCAACAGGCCGCGCACAGCTAAAAAGCGCACTTGGGGGTCTGCATCGGCGAGCGATAAGCGGCAGGGAATTTCGTATGAGAGCAGGTAATTATCTTCGGCCAGGCGCTCCATTTCTTCGAGCAAAGCCAGCCGCCGCGCCAACGCAACCTGGGGCCAGCATTTGTCGAATTTGCGTTTATCTTCTCCTTCCAGGTCTGACAACCGAAAGAGGTGCTGTTGGGTAATTTCAGTCTCGGGGTCCAGCAGCGCATCCAAGATTGCAGAGAAAGAGATTTCAGCAGGGGAAGCAAGTGGATTCATTGGGGTAGTTGTACGGGGTTAATAAAATCTAGCAGGTTGATATAGAGCATTAATGCGATCAGCGCCGTGAAGCTGATCGTGATGAGAATACTTTGCCATTCCATGGAGATGCGTTTCCGAAAAATAATTTCGGGCAAGATGAAAAGAATGCGCCCTCCGTCCAGGGCGGGGATGGGCAGTAAATTGAGCACACCCAGGGTCATGCTGATCCAGGCGAAAAAGCTGAGTACATTCAGGTTGATGGGGGAATCCGCCACGGGGGAATCTT
Proteins encoded in this window:
- a CDS encoding AEC family transporter; translated protein: MLNSLPTLFLNNLVPILLVAGIGYLLGRWLNVDPRSVSRVVFYALSPFLIFDLLANSELSSSDFLRIGSFAVFQILTLGIAAWIIGRLLKLERKLFAATLLTVILINGGNYGLSLNLFAFGEAALAHASIYFVVSAIAMYTAGVAIASMGTMDWKRSLLELLKTPTIYGVIVGMTFNSQNWELPLFLNRTVSLLSDATIPSMLLVLGLQLQNNTHTWNFKALALSASLRLLAGPALAIATAGLFGLQGVARQAGILEASMPPAVMCTILATEYDVEPAFVTTVVFVSTLVSPLTLTPLLAYLGA
- a CDS encoding HEAT repeat domain-containing protein — translated: MNPLASPAEISFSAILDALLDPETEITQQHLFRLSDLEGEDKRKFDKCWPQVALARRLALLEEMERLAEDNYLLSYEIPCRLSLADADPQVRFLAVRGLLPYDPVDLLKQLTTMLRDDPDENVRAVCAANLGRFIYLGELDEISADKKKHTVDCLLNTARHEASEQVRQRALESLGFTSSSEINRLIEDAYQTGQADWLTSALFAMGRSYDARWIPSVITMLDHQMPAVRFEATRAAGELEIKDAAERLTELLEDTSYDIRMAAAWSLSKIGGEGIKEILEELLKHAADDAESDFLQEALDNLLFNEDMELFDLMEFSGEEMYSDE